The following are from one region of the bacterium genome:
- a CDS encoding HAMP domain-containing histidine kinase, whose protein sequence is MAWWPQSLKRLRKRHIFTAYLLVGSLIIFMAISQAAFRVADRVEEQARLSTWLLSHFASLHLAHGQIVGLGEVLTRTREMDVPFIVTDNQGRPVLWNGTMIGIPMPDEQETLAGIDPEGGNGPELDRILELIREYDARNEPFAITDPATGQRMLTLHYGASVLGRHIRWMPYLELMLLVVFFLLIVWALNVKWDGDEQKLFAGMAKETAHQLGTPITSILGWLAILRDRASGEDEVVEEIGRDVSRLGKVSERFSKIGSRPRLDDTDLQDAVMSAVAYFEKRLPHLSGRVDLRCECELNNLCRFNRDLMEWVLENLIKNGIDALPEQGGTILARLDDGPRGGALIRVSDTGSGIPSAHRNRIFEAGFTTKSRGWGMGLALVKRIIVQYHGGRIQVERTGATGTTFLITLPGEGN, encoded by the coding sequence ATGGCCTGGTGGCCACAGTCGCTCAAGAGGCTGCGCAAGCGCCACATCTTCACCGCCTACCTGCTGGTCGGCAGCCTCATCATCTTCATGGCCATCAGTCAGGCCGCTTTTCGCGTCGCCGACCGGGTGGAGGAACAGGCCAGGCTCTCGACCTGGCTCCTGTCCCATTTCGCGAGCCTGCACCTGGCCCATGGCCAGATCGTCGGCCTGGGCGAAGTGCTGACCCGCACGCGCGAGATGGACGTTCCCTTCATCGTCACGGACAACCAGGGACGGCCGGTGCTGTGGAACGGCACCATGATCGGCATCCCCATGCCCGACGAGCAGGAAACCCTCGCCGGGATCGATCCCGAGGGGGGCAACGGTCCCGAACTGGACCGGATACTCGAGTTGATTCGTGAATACGACGCCCGCAACGAACCCTTCGCCATCACCGATCCGGCCACCGGCCAGCGCATGCTCACCCTCCACTACGGCGCGTCCGTGCTGGGCCGACACATCCGCTGGATGCCCTACCTGGAACTGATGCTGCTGGTGGTCTTCTTCCTGCTCATCGTCTGGGCCCTCAATGTCAAATGGGACGGCGACGAGCAGAAGCTGTTCGCCGGCATGGCCAAGGAGACGGCCCACCAGCTGGGCACGCCCATCACGTCGATCCTGGGCTGGCTGGCCATCCTGCGGGACAGGGCCTCGGGGGAGGACGAGGTGGTCGAGGAGATCGGCCGCGACGTGTCGCGGCTGGGGAAGGTGTCGGAAAGGTTCAGCAAGATCGGCTCCCGCCCCCGCCTGGACGACACCGACCTCCAGGATGCGGTAATGTCCGCAGTGGCTTATTTTGAGAAGCGGCTGCCCCACCTGAGTGGACGCGTGGACCTGAGGTGCGAGTGCGAGCTGAACAACCTGTGCCGCTTCAATCGCGATCTCATGGAATGGGTCCTCGAGAACCTGATCAAGAACGGCATCGACGCCTTGCCCGAACAGGGCGGCACCATCCTGGCCAGGCTGGACGATGGTCCCCGCGGCGGCGCGCTGATCAGGGTCTCCGACACCGGCAGCGGCATCCCGTCCGCCCACAGGAACCGCATCTTCGAGGCGGGCTTCACCACCAAGAGCCGCGGCTGGGGCATGGGACTCGCCCTGGTGAAACGCATCATCGTCCAGTATCACGGCGGCCGCATCCAGGTGGAGCGCACCGGTGCCACGGGCACCACGTTCCTGATCACGCTGCCCGGGGAGGGGAATTAA
- the serS gene encoding serine--tRNA ligase translates to MLDRKYLRENRERVTWAVRAKRESFDVDAYYEKDAARREALKSLEEFQAEANRANKDIAARRKTGEDAAEAISRMKEISGRIKALKQEAAAAEAEVGELYLRIPNVPHESVPEGGEEENQLVREWGEVRAPDSAARPHWELGAALGMMNPEAAARMSGSGFTLLSGQGARLERALINFMIDVHLEQGYTEVNVPYLVNRDAMTGTGQLPKMEDDMYFCAVDDLFLIPTAEVSVTNIHRQETLSADRLPVKYVAFSPCFRREAGAAGKDTRGLLRVHQFHKVEMVQFVRPEASYDALEALTDDAEEVLRRLELPYRVQTLATGDLSFAAAKCYDLEAWAPGVGAWLEVSSCSNFEDFQARRAGIRFKGPGGGGYVHTLNGSGLALPRVIVAVMENYQTPDGRIRVPEALRPYLAGLESIG, encoded by the coding sequence TTGCTGGACAGAAAATATCTGCGGGAGAACCGGGAGCGCGTGACGTGGGCCGTCAGGGCCAAGCGCGAATCGTTCGACGTCGATGCCTATTACGAAAAGGACGCCGCGCGGCGCGAGGCGCTGAAGAGCCTGGAGGAGTTCCAGGCCGAGGCGAACAGGGCCAACAAGGACATCGCCGCCCGCCGCAAGACCGGCGAGGACGCAGCCGAGGCGATCTCGCGCATGAAGGAGATCTCCGGCCGCATCAAGGCGCTCAAGCAGGAAGCCGCGGCCGCCGAGGCCGAGGTCGGGGAACTGTATCTGCGCATTCCCAACGTGCCGCACGAGAGCGTTCCCGAGGGTGGCGAAGAGGAAAACCAGCTGGTGCGCGAATGGGGCGAGGTCCGCGCGCCGGACTCCGCCGCCAGACCCCACTGGGAACTGGGCGCGGCACTCGGGATGATGAACCCGGAGGCCGCGGCGCGGATGTCCGGCTCGGGCTTCACGCTGTTGAGCGGGCAGGGCGCGCGTCTGGAACGGGCTCTGATCAACTTCATGATCGACGTGCATCTCGAACAGGGCTACACGGAAGTCAACGTGCCGTACCTGGTCAACCGGGACGCCATGACCGGCACGGGCCAACTTCCCAAGATGGAAGACGACATGTACTTCTGCGCCGTGGACGACCTCTTCCTGATCCCCACCGCCGAGGTTTCGGTCACGAACATCCACCGCCAGGAGACCCTGTCGGCCGACCGGTTGCCCGTCAAGTACGTGGCGTTCTCGCCTTGCTTCAGACGAGAGGCCGGCGCCGCAGGCAAGGACACGCGCGGCCTGTTGCGCGTGCACCAGTTCCACAAGGTGGAGATGGTCCAGTTCGTGCGGCCCGAGGCGTCCTACGACGCGCTCGAAGCCCTGACCGACGACGCCGAGGAGGTTCTGCGTCGCCTCGAACTGCCCTATCGCGTACAGACCCTCGCCACCGGCGATCTCAGCTTCGCCGCGGCCAAATGCTACGACCTGGAAGCCTGGGCGCCCGGTGTCGGCGCCTGGCTGGAGGTCTCGTCCTGCAGCAATTTCGAGGATTTCCAGGCGCGCCGGGCCGGTATCCGTTTCAAGGGCCCCGGCGGCGGCGGTTACGTGCACACGCTCAACGGTTCCGGACTGGCGCTGCCGCGCGTGATCGTGGCCGTCATGGAGAACTACCAGACCCCGGACGGCCGCATCCGCGTGCCGGAAGCGCTGCGTCCCTACCTGGCCGGACTCGAGTCCATCGGCTAG